One genomic window of Camelina sativa cultivar DH55 chromosome 5, Cs, whole genome shotgun sequence includes the following:
- the LOC104786131 gene encoding uncharacterized protein LOC104786131 translates to MAEEFDESEVLFSNGFSSVHQLDDENKSRLFGSYGDQWNKTTRRIKKTTEDKASSSSLPVNIPENMFRRYVEKEEEHFDGEEEIVPPHIMVGRRIQGGGQMAFSVCSGSGRTLKGRDLSRVRNSVLRLTGFLEA, encoded by the coding sequence ATGGCGGAGGAGTTCGATGAATCCGAGGTACTATTCTCCAATGGTTTCAGCTCTGTTCACCAACTAGATGATGAGAATAAGAGTCGTCTGTTCGGTTCCTATGGAGATCAGTGGAACAAGACGACAAGACGTATCAAGAAGACGACGGAGGACAAGGCCTCATCGAGCTCTCTCCCGGTGAATATTCCGGAGAACATGTTTCGTAGGTACGTTGAGAAAGAGGAGGAACATTTTGACGGTGAAGAAGAAATAGTTCCGCCGCATATAATGGTCGGACGGAGGATCCAAGGAGGAGGACAAATGGCGTTTTCCGTTTGTTCAGGTAGTGGAAGGACTCTTAAGGGAAGAGATCTGAGCCGGGTTCGTAATTCGGTTCTTAGGTTAACCGGGTTTTTGGAGGCTTGA
- the LOC104786132 gene encoding uncharacterized protein LOC104786132, producing the protein MFDQRQKQMGLATSDEMEKQDMLKKFMAQNPDRAKTNQEMRGAESLVTLNHKILRPCRKLLIRISKSCPRRHNRHLKLKKASPSSSSGSSGNKVTKVVALFFLSFHKKKQKKEKMKRLNELRSFSHAVSDQKKVPNKESNKKVFPSRLTMSWLGQGKGNGNNNNTQEVPQDHDARSRDSTSAFIP; encoded by the exons ATG TTTGATCAAAGGCAAAAGCAGATGGGACTCGCAACGAGTGATGAGATGGAGAAGCAAGATATGCTCAAGAAGTTCATGGCTCAGAACCCTG ACAGAGCAAAAACTAACCAAGAGATGCGAGGAGCCGAGTCGTTGGTTACCTTAAACCACAAGATTCTCCGGCCATGTAGGAAACTCCTAATCAGAATCAGCAAGAGCTGTCCCCGACGCCACAACCGGCATTTGAAACTCAAGAaagcatctccttcttcttcttcaggttcttcAGGAAACAAGGTCACCAAAGTGGTGGCtttgttcttcctctctttccataagaagaagcagaagaaagagaagatgaagcGTCTCAACGAACTCAGGAGCTTCTCGCACGCAGTCAGTGACCAGAAGAAGGTCccaaacaaagaatcaaacaagaaagTTTTCCCATCAAGACTCACAATGTCATGGCTAGGCCAAGGCAAGGGAAacggtaacaacaacaacacacaggAAGTCCCTCAAGATCACGATGCACGTAGTAGAGACAGCACAAGCGCATTTATTCCTTAA
- the LOC109132823 gene encoding protein BOBBER 2-like, protein MDVEKPKKESLALSEPMEVVKPKDEKKRTGYHWVMIGIPHKGNGLDFEKYSWGQNLQEVTINVPVPAGTKSGFVTCEIKKNRIKIGLKAQEPIIDGEFFHPVNPDDCFWNIEDQKMISVLLTKQDQMEWWKYCVKGEPETDTQKVEP, encoded by the exons ATGGATGTCGAGAAGCCCAAGAAGGAAAGCTTGGCTCTTTCGGAGCCCATGGAGGTTGTGAAGCCGAAGgatgagaaaaaaagaaccGGCTACCATTG ggttatgattGGAA TTCCCCACAAAGGCAATGGGCTTGATTTTGAGAAATACTCATGGGGACAGAATCTCCAAGAGGTCACAATTAACGTTCCGGTGCCAGCAGGCACTAAGTCAGGGTTTGTGACCTGTGAAATCAAGAAGAACCGTATCAAAATTGGTCTCAAAGCGCAAGAACCAATCATTGACGGAGAGTTCTTCCATCCTGTCAATCCTGATGACTGCTTCTGGAACATCGAGGATCAAAAGATGATATCAGTGCTCTTGACAAAGCAAGACCAGATGGAGTGGTGGAAGTATTGTGTGAAAGGTGAACCTGAGACTGACACTCAGAAAGTTGAACCGTAG